A single window of Aphidius gifuensis isolate YNYX2018 linkage group LG1, ASM1490517v1, whole genome shotgun sequence DNA harbors:
- the LOC122847592 gene encoding uncharacterized protein LOC122847592: protein MSLSENEQKNLEKAQSVIGRAKWYMDFLGIWPFERTSWKDIKFTILTIFFIIHMITKYIDLIEVFGNIGLTVENFSETGFQSVILIRMLSLRIDKKLQKLLTITFEDVDMKNYKNDDEKRVFIKYHLFLYKYLIIGQFITLSSITYWHFKQIPPYIASRFTNESVLLLPPYRIRVPFDTSPLNRIIFIYIIELPIIYLCNIYILTITLQGLIVLNVCTQLGLLGNRMKIYFSYKNENKTITEDNFFKNHVDKHCQLISIVRDMDRIYYTQLFFELLQFTILLALITYIFTVLLSMGDVIGMISLGIYCGCMLMWIFIPCYLGECLLTEVDNLRETYYQCLSHSMSIDDKKKLLICMAIVDKPLHITAGGFYIYTLNSFLMIIKSSMAYVSILRQME, encoded by the exons ATGTCTCTGTCAGAAAATGAACAG aaaaatcttgaaaaagcACAGAGTGTTATTGGTCGTGCTAAATGGTATATGGACTTTCTTGGAATATGGCCTTTCGAAAGAACAAGCTGgaaagatattaaatttacaatattaacaatattttttataattcatatgataacaaaatatatagatcTCATAGAAGTGTTTGGTAATATTGGCTTAACTGTTGAAAATTTCAGTGAAACAGGTTTTCAATCTGTCATTTTGATTAGAATGTTGTCATTgagaattgataaaaaattgcaaaaattattaacaataacatttGAAGATgttgatatgaaaaattacaagaatgatgatgaaaaaagagtatttataaaatatcatctttttttatataaatatttaattattggacAATTTATTACACTCAGTTCAATTACTTATTGgcattttaaacaaattccaCCTTATATTGCATCAC GATTTACGAATGAATCAGTATTGTTATTACCACCTTATCGCATACGTGTTCCATTCGACACATCACCACTCAACcgaattatattcatttatattattgaattaccaataatttatttatgcaatatatatattttgacaaTAACACTTCAAGGATTAATTGTCTTAAATGTTTGCACGCAATTGGGATTACTTGGAAatagaatgaaaatatatttttcatataaaaatgaaaataaaacaataacagaagataatttttttaaaaatcatgttGATAAACATTGTCAACTGATTTc aatTGTTCGAGACATGGATCGTATTTATTatactcaattattttttgagcttttacaatttactattttattggCATTAATTACTTATATTTTCACAgtg ttactGAGTATGGGTGATGTCATTGGCATGATCTCTTTGGGAATTTATTGTGGTTGTATGTTAATGTGGATATTTATCCCTTGTTATTTGGGTGAATGTTTGCTCACTGAg GTTGATAATCTTCGAGAAACATATTATCAGTGTTTGTCACATAGCAtgtcaattgatgataaaaaaaaattattaatttgcatGGCTATTGTTGATAAACCACTTCACATTACAGCTGGAggtttttacatatatacttTAAATTCATTCCTGATG attataaaatcatcaatggCATATGTTTCTATACTTCGACAAATGGAATAA